The Chrysemys picta bellii isolate R12L10 chromosome 12, ASM1138683v2, whole genome shotgun sequence genome has a segment encoding these proteins:
- the LOC135974729 gene encoding uncharacterized protein LOC135974729, whose product MESQDRKRAPAWTEREVRDLLAIWGDEAVIAELRSSKRNGKVLEKVSKAMKDRGHNRDTQQCRVKIKELRQAYHKAREANGRSGAEPQTCRFYAELHAILGGAATTTPTMCYDSVNGETHRDDGSGNEEDEDGGTVGSSQQQKSGETGFPNSQDMFVTLDLEPVTPELTQDPQGTQETSAANVSPSQRLVNIRKRKRRTRDDMFMELQMSSHADRAQQNAWRQSMSDMRKAQYEREERWRVEWRDEKSKWRAEDDRWRQLADRRQESMLRLLEHQTDMLERMVELQDRQQEQRPPLQPLFNQQPSSPSSIASSPRRPRTRWGGLHPPSHSTPDDRPSIRRLAFNKT is encoded by the exons atggagtcccaggatcgcaaaagagctccagcatggaccgaacgggaggtacgggatctgctcgccatatggggagatgaagcagtgatagctgaactccgtagcagtaaaagaaatggcaaagtattagaaaaggtctccaaggccatgaaggaccgaggccataacagggacacacagcagtgccgcgtgaaaattaaggagctacggcaagcttaccacaaagccagagaagcaaacggaaggtccggggcagagccgcaaacttgccgcttctacgcggagctgcatgccattctagggggtgcagccaccactaccccaaccatgtgctatgactccgtcaatggagaaacacacagggatgacggttcggggaacgaggaagatgaggatggaggtactgtaggtagctcacagcagcaaaaaagcggagaaaccggtttccccaacagccaggatatgtttgtgaccctggacctggaaccagtaacccccgaactcacccaagaccctcagggcacacaggagacctctg ctgcaaatgtttctccttcgcagaggctagtgaacattagaaagagaaaacgtaggacgcgggacgatatgttcatggagctgcagatgtcctcccacgctgatagagcacagcagaatgcgtggaggcagtcaatgtcggacatgagaaaagcacaatatgaacgagaggagaggtggcgggttgaatggcgggatgaaaagagcaagtggcgggctgaagacgataggtggcgtcagcttgcagacagacggcaagagtcaatgctccgtctgctggagcatcaaactgatatgctcgagcgtatggttgagctgcaggacaggcagcaggagcagagaccgccgctacagcccctgtttaaccaacagccctcctccccaagttccatagcctcctcacccagacgcccaagaacacggtgggggggcctccatccacccagtcactccaccccagatgatcgcccaagcatcagaaggctggccttcaataagacttaa